The proteins below are encoded in one region of Planctomycetota bacterium:
- a CDS encoding HlyD family efflux transporter periplasmic adaptor subunit translates to MDRRPETQPPPKSARKPKRRWVPLAAGVTVVALLGGGMAAAVAMNGSGEVIDAVTYEPVVRMDLDITVRKDGELQSVNSTEVVSRLEGNNTIVELVEEGTFVRAGDLLVRLDSSGIEREFQETELELQGAENDLINATEQLEIEKEKVEADIEAATVALTLAEMDLRQYEQGVYPQLESNARTAVEMAKIDLRNAEEELLQTQQLFSKNFATGSDVKRRELTLIRARNALEKAQTDYDVLTEYTHPKDLTSKRNVLAQRKQQLARVQRQGKANISRNQANVKSRELRLLNRQERMDWCEQQLAASEIRAPIAGLVVYGAAGNQREQDQITEGASVRERQTIIRLPDTQSMKAVVKISESRVGMIELDQSATLMLNSGGDPIDATVSSISVVADSNQRWFNPDVREYPVELLMADTPEGLKPGMKVNAEIFIDRREDVIAVPLGAVYTVGSQRFVFKRGDDGRPVPVEVEVAASSTTHAEIVSGVDVGDEVVLLQVGQGRDLLEAAGIDPVREQQQNARDAADKPADDAGV, encoded by the coding sequence ATGGACCGACGCCCAGAAACCCAACCGCCCCCGAAGTCGGCCCGCAAACCCAAACGCCGCTGGGTTCCCCTGGCGGCGGGCGTGACGGTGGTCGCGCTGCTCGGCGGCGGCATGGCTGCTGCCGTGGCGATGAATGGGTCGGGCGAAGTCATCGACGCCGTTACCTACGAGCCGGTCGTACGCATGGACCTCGACATCACGGTCCGCAAGGACGGCGAGCTCCAGTCGGTCAACAGCACCGAAGTCGTTTCCCGTCTCGAAGGTAACAACACGATCGTCGAACTCGTCGAGGAAGGCACGTTCGTGCGAGCCGGCGACCTTCTCGTTCGGCTCGACAGCTCCGGCATCGAGCGTGAGTTTCAGGAAACCGAGCTTGAACTTCAAGGCGCGGAAAATGATCTGATCAACGCGACCGAGCAGCTCGAGATCGAGAAAGAGAAAGTCGAGGCGGACATCGAAGCGGCCACGGTCGCGTTGACGCTTGCCGAGATGGACCTTCGGCAGTACGAGCAGGGCGTCTACCCACAGCTTGAGTCCAACGCTCGGACCGCCGTTGAGATGGCGAAGATTGATCTTCGTAATGCCGAGGAAGAACTACTCCAGACCCAGCAGCTTTTCTCCAAGAACTTCGCCACCGGCTCGGACGTCAAGAGGCGGGAGTTGACCCTCATTCGTGCCCGCAACGCGCTCGAAAAGGCCCAGACCGACTACGACGTGCTCACCGAGTACACGCATCCGAAGGATCTGACCAGCAAGCGGAACGTGCTGGCCCAGCGGAAACAGCAACTCGCCCGTGTGCAACGTCAGGGCAAAGCCAACATCAGCCGTAACCAAGCCAATGTGAAGTCCCGCGAGCTTCGTCTGCTCAACCGGCAAGAACGGATGGATTGGTGCGAACAACAGTTGGCCGCGTCGGAGATTCGCGCGCCGATCGCAGGTCTGGTCGTGTACGGTGCTGCGGGCAACCAGCGTGAACAGGATCAGATCACCGAAGGTGCCAGTGTCCGCGAGCGGCAGACGATCATTCGCCTGCCCGACACGCAGTCGATGAAGGCGGTCGTCAAGATCAGCGAGAGCCGGGTCGGCATGATCGAACTCGACCAGAGTGCGACGCTCATGCTCAACTCCGGCGGTGATCCCATTGACGCGACCGTCAGCAGCATCTCCGTTGTCGCCGACAGCAACCAACGATGGTTCAACCCGGACGTACGTGAGTACCCGGTCGAACTTTTGATGGCCGACACGCCCGAAGGTCTGAAGCCCGGGATGAAGGTCAACGCGGAGATTTTCATCGACCGTCGCGAGGATGTGATCGCGGTGCCGCTGGGCGCGGTGTACACGGTCGGCTCGCAGCGGTTTGTGTTCAAGCGCGGCGACGACGGTCGGCCCGTACCGGTCGAGGTCGAGGTTGCGGCGTCGAGCACGACCCATGCCGAGATTGTCTCCGGCGTCGACGTGGGCGACGAGGTGGTTCTTTTACAGGTCGGTCAAGGACGCGATCTGCTGGAAGCCGCCGGCATCGACCCGGTCCGTGAGCAGCAACAAAATGCCCGGGACGCGGCCGACAAACCGGCCGATGATGCGGGTGTCTGA
- the nadB gene encoding L-aspartate oxidase gives MSLYDERRYLVPFHAPKLPQQVADVLVVGGGVAGLRAAIAAADAGAEVLLLTKDTIAESNTWYAQGGIAAVLDTEHDSPEAHAADTLAVGAGLCDEAAVRFVVEQGPKQVLELLKWGANFDKGPAGELSMTLEAGHSFARILHAFGDATGRELSNVQIRAVLGRDGIRVLEGAFVVDVLTDESGRCVGVLAQIDGKLHAVWARRTILSTGGTGMLYRETTNPNIATADGHAAAWRAGAALLDMEMVQFHPTTLYVAGAGRSLITEAVRGEGAYLIDRHGHRFMPDVHRDAELAPRDVVARAIVDQIRKTEFTHVYLDVRHLDWAHFSCRFPGLIQLCDDFDIDPKTDPIPVHPSAHYMIGGLEVDEIGQTSVEALYAAGECTCTGLHGANRLASNSLLEGLAYGEACGREAGERALCDKLRFPMKLSHDVPHSERTQLDITDVRSSLRSLMWRNAGIERTGDRLDETREIIGFWGRYIMDKVFDDADGLRLQNMLTIARLIVKAAAARTESRGAHYRMDHPDRDDAHWRLRQRWVRGEEPTNVPVR, from the coding sequence GCGGGGGTGTGGCGGGGTTGCGGGCGGCGATCGCGGCGGCCGATGCGGGTGCCGAGGTGTTGCTGCTGACCAAGGACACGATCGCCGAGAGCAACACGTGGTACGCACAGGGCGGGATCGCCGCCGTGCTCGACACCGAGCATGATTCGCCCGAAGCCCACGCCGCCGACACCCTCGCGGTCGGAGCAGGACTGTGTGACGAGGCGGCGGTCAGGTTCGTCGTCGAGCAGGGCCCCAAGCAGGTGTTGGAACTTCTCAAGTGGGGTGCGAACTTCGACAAGGGGCCGGCCGGCGAACTCAGCATGACCCTCGAAGCGGGCCACAGCTTCGCCCGCATCCTCCACGCCTTCGGCGATGCCACCGGGCGCGAGTTGTCCAACGTTCAGATCCGTGCCGTACTCGGCCGCGACGGCATTCGCGTGCTCGAAGGGGCGTTCGTGGTTGACGTACTCACCGACGAGAGCGGTCGGTGCGTCGGCGTATTGGCGCAGATCGACGGCAAGCTCCACGCGGTCTGGGCACGGCGCACGATCCTCTCGACCGGCGGGACGGGCATGCTCTACCGCGAGACGACCAACCCAAACATCGCCACTGCGGATGGACATGCCGCGGCATGGCGGGCCGGGGCGGCGCTGCTCGACATGGAGATGGTGCAGTTCCACCCGACGACGCTTTACGTCGCCGGTGCCGGGCGGTCACTCATCACCGAGGCCGTTCGTGGCGAAGGGGCGTACCTGATCGACCGCCACGGCCATCGCTTCATGCCCGACGTTCACCGCGATGCCGAACTCGCCCCGCGTGATGTCGTTGCACGCGCCATCGTCGACCAGATTCGCAAGACCGAGTTCACCCACGTCTACCTCGACGTGCGCCACTTGGATTGGGCCCACTTCTCGTGCCGTTTCCCGGGATTGATCCAGCTTTGCGACGACTTCGACATCGATCCGAAGACCGATCCCATCCCGGTGCATCCCTCGGCGCACTACATGATCGGCGGGCTCGAGGTCGATGAGATCGGGCAGACCTCCGTCGAGGCGTTGTACGCCGCCGGGGAATGCACCTGCACTGGTCTGCACGGGGCGAACCGATTGGCGAGCAACTCGCTGCTCGAAGGACTAGCGTACGGCGAAGCCTGCGGCCGCGAAGCGGGAGAGCGTGCGCTGTGCGACAAGCTCCGTTTCCCGATGAAACTGAGCCACGACGTACCGCACTCGGAGCGGACCCAGCTCGACATTACCGACGTGCGCAGCAGCCTGCGGAGTTTGATGTGGCGCAACGCCGGGATCGAGCGGACAGGCGACCGTCTTGATGAGACCCGCGAGATCATCGGGTTCTGGGGCCGGTACATCATGGACAAGGTGTTCGACGACGCCGACGGGTTGCGGCTGCAAAACATGCTGACGATCGCCCGGCTCATCGTGAAGGCCGCCGCGGCACGGACCGAGAGTCGTGGTGCGCACTATCGCATGGACCACCCTGATCGCGACGACGCGCACTGGCGGCTGCGCCAACGCTGGGTCCGGGGCGAGGAACCGACGAACGTGCCTGTCCGATAA
- a CDS encoding ATP-binding protein: MPTETMPPTAEQLLERLDDAERQLNQLQDALVESQRLAAIGTVAAAVAHEFNNLLTPMISYSQFALSGLEKGEPDMVMIEKALRRGATNAEKAGRICSSMLNLSRGSRGGSADLQEIIDEVLAVLARDPSKDGIALRVQVPPGVKLRCDAVQAEQVLLNLLINAKQAMESTGGGRLTVTAELEEDAFVVVRVADTGPGIDPKHHERVFEPFFTTKSTGGPDKQRGTGLGLAICRRLVQNNGGTISVESELGRGTTFAIRLPAAA; the protein is encoded by the coding sequence GTGCCCACCGAGACGATGCCCCCGACCGCCGAGCAGTTGCTCGAGCGCCTTGACGATGCGGAGCGTCAGTTGAATCAGCTCCAGGACGCGTTGGTCGAGAGCCAGCGACTGGCCGCGATCGGGACCGTCGCGGCCGCCGTGGCGCACGAGTTCAACAACCTGCTCACCCCGATGATCAGCTACAGCCAGTTCGCGCTCTCGGGCTTGGAGAAGGGCGAGCCGGACATGGTCATGATCGAGAAGGCCTTGCGGCGGGGAGCGACGAATGCCGAGAAAGCCGGGCGGATTTGTTCGAGCATGCTCAACCTCTCCCGCGGCTCACGCGGCGGGTCGGCGGACTTGCAAGAGATCATCGACGAAGTGCTTGCCGTGCTGGCGCGGGATCCGAGCAAGGACGGGATCGCCTTGCGGGTGCAAGTGCCGCCGGGGGTGAAGCTCCGTTGCGATGCGGTGCAGGCCGAGCAGGTTCTGCTGAACTTGCTCATCAATGCCAAGCAGGCGATGGAATCGACCGGTGGCGGACGGCTGACGGTCACGGCGGAACTCGAAGAAGACGCGTTCGTGGTGGTTCGGGTGGCCGACACCGGGCCGGGCATCGATCCCAAGCACCACGAGCGGGTATTCGAGCCGTTTTTCACGACGAAATCGACCGGTGGCCCCGACAAACAGCGTGGCACCGGATTGGGCCTTGCCATCTGCCGGCGATTGGTGCAAAACAACGGTGGCACGATTTCAGTCGAGTCCGAGCTGGGACGTGGTACCACATTTGCTATACGACTGCCTGCCGCAGCTTGA